A window of Gemmatimonas sp. genomic DNA:
GCCAGATCCATCTGCTCGTGCTCGATCAGCGCCAACACCAGCGACTGCAGCACCGGACGGGCCAGTGCATCCTTGACCACCGCGGGCGGCTCGCCATGCTCGGTGATCGCCGCCAGGAAATGCGGGTCTCGCAAACCAGCGGTCGCTTCGATCGCGCGGAACTGCGCGCTCTGTGAACCGCTGCTCGACCCCAGATAGCCGCGGAACTGCGCGAAACGCTGCGGCGGCAAAGTGTCGAGCGCCGTGAGCTGCTGGGCGATGATCTCCGTGAGTACGTTCACGCGCTGGACGGCCAGCAGCGCCCGCATGGTATCGAATGATTCGAGCGCCGTGATCATCGTGTCCATTTCGTGCCGCAGCACCTTGAACCACAGTTCACTGGCCTGATGGACCACGATGAACAGCAATTCGTCGGGATGCTCGGGCGAGGACTGTAGCGTCTGGAGCTCCAGCAGCTCCGGCAGGCGCAGGTAGCTGCCGTAGTCGATGCTCGACGTGTGTCCGTGCGCGGTTTCACTCATGGAAATGGTCTGCGAAAAGGGGAGTACGCTCAGAACGTGGAGACGCCCAGGGTGGTGACGTCGTCGATCTGCAGCGTTTCGTCGGTGTAGAAGGGCTCGCCGTATTGCACGCGAATGAGCGAGCCATAATGTGCCGCATGATGCGTGACAATGTCGTAGAGCGGCTCGCCATTCGGATACACTTCTCCCGCCTGCGTCGTCCCGTCGAACTGGGAGCCGTAACACTTGATCGCCTCGAGCTTGCGCGCAAACTGCGCGCTGATGTCCACCACGAATGACGGCTTCACGGCGTCTTCACGGTACGTCACCACATGCAGCAGCTTGAATGGGCGAAAGGCCGGATGATCGCCGGGCTGGTACTTCGCGAGGCCGCTCAGAAAGCAGGCGTCGCGCGCGAGTTCGGTGGTGCGGCGATGATCGGGATGGCGGCCGCGCGGCGCCGGAATAATCACGACCCGGGGCCGCAGTCGTCGTAGCACCTGCACGAGGTGGCCGCGCGTCTCGTCGGTATTACTGATCCCGGCGTCAGGGAGCCCGAGATTCTCCCGCGCGTGCAACCCCAACACACGGGCTCCGGCGGCGGCCTCGGCGGCACGCAGCTCCGCTGAGCCCTTGGTGCCCATCTCGCCTTGGGTCAGGTCGAGCACGCCCACGCGATGTCCGGTATCGACCGCCTTGATGAGCGTGCCGCCACAGGTGAGTTCAGCGTCGTCGCGATGGGGCGCAATGCAGAGAAGATCGAGTGCGGTCATGCAGGGACGCTACGCACTCGCCGAGCGGTCGGCAACCGTGCCGCGTGCCCTCAGCCGGCGCGGGTGAGGTAGGTGGCCACGCGTTGCGCGATCTGCTGCCCACTCGCCACGCAGTCGCCCACGGATACGCCGTTGCGGTAGTTGCCCGCGAGGTAGAGCCCCGGGTTGGCCAGCTCGGTTTCGTCGGCGGCGTCCTTCACGGCTTGATAGCCCACTGTGTACTGCGGAATCGCGCGCGGCCAATACACGTGCTTGGCGAAAATCGGCTCACCGCGCACACCCAGCAGCTGACGCAGGTCGATCAGCACGCGTTCAACCAGCAGGTCCGTGTCTTCGCGCGCGCGCTCCGGCATACGGGCACCGCCCACGAAGCAGGTGATCGCCACGTGACCGTCCGGTGCGCGGTCGGGGAAGAGCGACGAACTAAAGAGGGCACCGAGAATGCTGCGCTTTTCCTTCGACGGAATCAGCATGCCGAATCCGTCGAGCGCGTGCGCGACATCGGCCCGCTCGAAGCCGAGCGTGAGCGTGCTCATCGGCGGATACTCTACGCGCTCCACCAACGCGGCATGCTTGCGCAGCGCAGCCGGCAACTCCATCGCGGCCAACACGTGCGCCGGTGTGGCCATGACCACCGCGTCGACCGTGCGCGCGCGCGAGGCGCCGTCTTGCCCTGCATCAACCACCCAGCGGCCTTCATTCCGATGCAGCAGGCGCACAGGGCATCCCAAGCGAAGCGTACCCACCAGCGACGCTTCCAACGCGTCGGTAAGGGTCTGCATGCCGTCCACGAACGAAATCAGTCTGGCGCGCGTGGGCGGACCAGCCAGGGCACGCTCCACGTCGACATCGGCGCCGTCCGACGCGTCGGCTGGTGCGGGCGGCATTTTCCCACGCGTGGCCATGAGACCGGCCGACAGCGATCCATACCTCCGCTCGAGGTCGAACACACGCGGGAAGGCGTGCATCATGCTCAGCGTTTCGGTATCGCCGGCGAAGATGCCGGAGATGAACGGGTCCACGGCGTAGTCGAGTACTTCGGGACCGAGCCGACGGCGCACGAACGACGCCACGGATTCGTCCGCATCGGTGGCGCGCGTGCGCACCAGCGGCTCCAGCAGCACGCGCAACTTCGCCTTGAGGGAGAAGAGGCGCGTGGCCAGCATGGCCGGCGGGTTCATCGGAAACGACTGCAGCGTTCCGTTCCGCACGATATAGCGACGGTTGGCTTTGGGGTTCGCTTCCACCACATCGTCGGCGAGGTCGAGCTGCGCGATCAGGGCTTCGACCGGCGCCGACGTCACGAACGAATTGGGGCCGTGCTCGGCGAGAAAGCCGTCCGTGTGCGACGTGCGAATGGCGCCGCCTGCATGCCCGCTCGCTTCGTACAACGTGACGTTGACCCCGCGCCGGCGTAATT
This region includes:
- a CDS encoding tryptophan 2,3-dioxygenase family protein; translated protein: MSETAHGHTSSIDYGSYLRLPELLELQTLQSSPEHPDELLFIVVHQASELWFKVLRHEMDTMITALESFDTMRALLAVQRVNVLTEIIAQQLTALDTLPPQRFAQFRGYLGSSSGSQSAQFRAIEATAGLRDPHFLAAITEHGEPPAVVKDALARPVLQSLVLALIEHEQMDLAELYMGPGPTPLFLLVEGLLEFEQRFARWRFLHVQLVERIIGPGTFGTGGTLGAKYLSRTVSHRFFPELWAVRSKFYGTAK
- the bshB1 gene encoding bacillithiol biosynthesis deacetylase BshB1, producing MTALDLLCIAPHRDDAELTCGGTLIKAVDTGHRVGVLDLTQGEMGTKGSAELRAAEAAAGARVLGLHARENLGLPDAGISNTDETRGHLVQVLRRLRPRVVIIPAPRGRHPDHRRTTELARDACFLSGLAKYQPGDHPAFRPFKLLHVVTYREDAVKPSFVVDISAQFARKLEAIKCYGSQFDGTTQAGEVYPNGEPLYDIVTHHAAHYGSLIRVQYGEPFYTDETLQIDDVTTLGVSTF
- the hemG gene encoding protoporphyrinogen oxidase; the encoded protein is MRALADHRDIVPPSEHDAGEHRSVAVVGAGITGLVAAYELRRRGVNVTLYEASGHAGGAIRTSHTDGFLAEHGPNSFVTSAPVEALIAQLDLADDVVEANPKANRRYIVRNGTLQSFPMNPPAMLATRLFSLKAKLRVLLEPLVRTRATDADESVASFVRRRLGPEVLDYAVDPFISGIFAGDTETLSMMHAFPRVFDLERRYGSLSAGLMATRGKMPPAPADASDGADVDVERALAGPPTRARLISFVDGMQTLTDALEASLVGTLRLGCPVRLLHRNEGRWVVDAGQDGASRARTVDAVVMATPAHVLAAMELPAALRKHAALVERVEYPPMSTLTLGFERADVAHALDGFGMLIPSKEKRSILGALFSSSLFPDRAPDGHVAITCFVGGARMPERAREDTDLLVERVLIDLRQLLGVRGEPIFAKHVYWPRAIPQYTVGYQAVKDAADETELANPGLYLAGNYRNGVSVGDCVASGQQIAQRVATYLTRAG